A window of the Citrus sinensis cultivar Valencia sweet orange chromosome 9, DVS_A1.0, whole genome shotgun sequence genome harbors these coding sequences:
- the LOC102615874 gene encoding heat stress transcription factor A-5 → METSAASGGPGGVGGGPAPFLIKTYDMVDDSSTDEIVSWSDNKNSFVVWNPPEFARLLLPTFFKHNNFSSFIRQLNTYGFRKIDPEKWEFSNDDFVKDKRHLLKNIHRRKPIHSHSHPQTQGSSVDPERATFEEQMERLSHEKSALEANIVRLKQQRSTAKIQLEDLAQRIDSMEQRQENLLTFLQKAVQNPTFVDHLARKIESMDISAYNKKRRKPQVDQSKPIVESSLLDNNSCSTSRPESGNIFHQDFSNKLRLELSPAVSDINLVSHSTQSSTEDRGSPQKKISEVEPKVAHTRTEGNLYVPETFELSDTGTSFTFKMDSTFSRKVPANDSSRVYSLQRRSTSNEEVDGHVSCHLNLTLASSPLQINRGLHSSRMPQPSKDIAKTTELRYNSNDEESDTRPFPSNRNLGHEDASIVSPQEAPNNNPAPAAAPVRVNDVFWEQFLTERPGSSDNEEASSSYRANPYEEQEDKRSGLGMSRNAKNMEQLTL, encoded by the exons ATGGAGACATCGGCGGCGTCAGGTGGCCCCGGCGGAGTAGGAGGAGGGCCGGCGCCGTTTCTTATAAAGACTTACGACATGGTTGACGATTCATCAACGGACGAGATCGTGTCTTGGAGCGACAACAAAAACAGTTTTGTTGTTTGGAACCCACCTGAATTCGCTCGTCTTCTGCTTCCAACTTTTTTCAAGCATAACAATTTCTCTAGCTTCATTCGACAGCTCAATACCTAT GGATTCCGAAAAATTGATCCTGAGAAGTGGGAATTttcaaatgatgattttgtcAAGGATAAAAGGCATCTTCTTAAGAATATCCACCGCAGGAAACCTATTCACAGCCACAGTCACCCTCAGACTCAGGGTTCATCAGTGGATCCTGAGAGAGCAACATTTGAGGAACAAATGGAGAGGCTTTCACATGAGAAATCTGCACTGGAGGCAAATATTGTAAGATTAAAACAGCAGCGGTCAACTGCAAAGATTCAGTTAGAAGACCTTGCACAGCGAATTGATAGTATGGAGCAGAGGCAGGAGAATTTGTTGACCTTCTTGCAAAAGGCTGTTCAGAATCCTACTTTTGTTGATCATCTTGCCCGAAAAATTGAGTCTATGGATATCTCAGCATACAATAAGAAACGACGAAAACCACAAGTTGATCAATCAAAGCCAATCGTGGAAAGTAGTCTTTTGGACAACAATAGCTGTTCTACTTCCAGACCTGAGTCTGGGAATATTTTCCACCAAGATTTCTCAAATAAGCTCAGGTTAGAATTATCACCAGCTGTTTCTGATATTAATTTGGTTTCACATAGCACACAGAGTTCCACTGAAGATAGGGGAAGTCCGCAGAAGAAAATTTCTGAGGTGGAACCAAAAGTTGCACACACAAGAACAGAAGGCAATTTATATGTGCCCGAAACATTTGAACTTTCAGATACTGGGACATCTTTTACATTTAAAATGGACTCAACTTTCTCGAGAAAAGTACCAGCAAATGATAGCTCGAGAGTTTATTCGTTGCAGCGGAGATCGACTTCTAATGAAGAGGTTGATGGCCATGTTTCTTGCCACTTGAATTTAACTCTGGCATCTTCTCCTCTGCAAATCAACAGAGGGCTTCATTCATCTAGGATGCCCCAGCCAAGTAAGGATATTGCCAAAACTACAGAATTGAGGTACAATTCTAATGACGAGGAATCTGATACTAGACCATTTCCTAGCAACAGGAATCTGGGTCATGAGGATGCCTCTATAGTTTCTCCTCAGGAGGCCCCAAACAACAATCCAGCACCTGCAGCTGCCCCAGTTCGAGTAAATGATGTATTTTGGGAACAATTCCTTACGGAGCGACCAGGTTCTTCAGATAATGAAGAGGCAAGTTCAAGTTATAGGGCAAACCCATATGAAGAGCAGGAAGATAAAAGGTCGGGCCTTGGAATGTCCAGAAATGCTAAGAATATGGAGCAACTCACACTTTGA
- the LOC102616171 gene encoding UDP-glucuronate 4-epimerase 6, translating into MASPPDTSKTIKLERYNSYLRRLHVTKMLHSSSKLFFRATILIALVLILFFTLNHPPLSDNTGESGDNNSNNKNNPRNLFTHQHSLLSSSFFSSSFSTGGAEWEKQVRHSATPRRPNGMTVLVTGAAGFVGSHCSLALKKRGDGVLGLDNFNSYYDPSLKRARQKLLQKHQVFIVEGDLNDAPLLTKLFDVVPFTHVLHLAAQAGVRYAMQNPQSYVASNIAGFVNLLEVCKSVNPQPSIVWASSSSVYGLNTQVPFSESHRTDQPASLYAATKKAGEEIAHTYNHIYGLALTGLRFFTVYGPWGRPDMAYFFFTKDILRGKTIDVYKTQDDREVARDFTYIDDVVKGCVGALDTAGKSTGSGGKKRGPAQLRVYNLGNTSPVPVGRLVSILENLLNTKAKKHVIRMPRNGDVPYTHANVSLAYKDFGYKPTTDLAAGLRKFVKWYVSYYGIQPRVKKENGFSTTTSTIQHPDESA; encoded by the coding sequence ATGGCTTCTCCGCCAGACACAAGCAAAACCATTAAGCTAGAACGCTACAACAGTTACCTCCGGAGGCTACATGTCACAAAAATGTTGCACTCTTcttcaaaactcttttttcGTGCCACAATTCTGATTGCACTTGTTCTAATCCTTTTCTTCACACTCAATCACCCTCCACTTTCTGACAATACTGGTGAGAGTGGTGACAATaacagtaataataaaaataacccaCGTAATTTATTCACTCATCAGCACAGTCTTCTCTCCTCTTCGTTCTTCTCCTCTTCCTTTTCCACTGGCGGGGCAGAGTGGGAGAAGCAGGTCCGCCACTCTGCCACCCCTCGCCGCCCCAACGGGATGACCGTTTTGGTCACCGGAGCTGCCGGTTTCGTCGGATCTCACTGCTCCCTCGCTCTCAAAAAGCGAGGCGACGGCGTTTTGGGGTTGGATAATTTCAACAGTTATTACGATCCGTCGCTTAAGCGGGCGAGGCAAAAGCTGCTTCAAAAGCATCAAGTCTTCATCGTCGAAGGGGACCTGAATGACGCTCCCCTGTTAACAAAGCTTTTCGACGTTGTACCTTTCACCCACGTACTGCACTTAGCAGCACAGGCCGGGGTTCGTTACGCCATGCAGAATCCGCAATCTTACGTGGCATCCAACATCGCTGGATTCGTCAACCTGCTCGAAGTTTGCAAATCGGTGAATCCTCAGCCGTCGATCGTGTGGGCCTCATCGAGCTCGGTGTACGGCCTCAACACCCAGGTCCCCTTCTCCGAGTCGCACAGAACCGACCAGCCCGCGAGTTTGTACGCGGCGACTAAGAAAGCCGGGGAGGAAATCGCCCACACTTACAACCATATTTACGGTCTTGCCCTCACGGGCCTAAGGTTCTTCACCGTGTACGGCCCCTGGGGGAGACCCGACATGGCTTACTTCTTCTTCACCAAAGATATCTTACGGGGCAAAACCATTGATGTGTACAAGACGCAAGATGACAGGGAGGTGGCGCGTGACTTCACATACATAGATGACGTAGTGAAGGGCTGTGTCGGGGCGTTGGACACGGCGGGGAAGAGCACGGGGAGCGGGGGGAAGAAGCGGGGCCCCGCTCAGCTGAGAGTTTACAATCTCGGAAACACGTCGCCAGTGCCCGTGGGGAGATTGGTGTCGATATTGGAGAATCTGTTGAACACTAAGGCCAAAAAGCATGTGATAAGAATGCCGAGAAACGGGGACGTGCCGTATACACATGCCAACGTGAGCTTGGCTTACAAAGACTTCGGGTACAAGCCCACCACTGATCTGGCTGCCGGCCTGAGGAAGTTCGTCAAATGGTACGTTAGTTATTATGGGATTCAACCGAgggtaaaaaaggaaaatggtttTAGTACTACTACTTCTACTATTCAGCATCCCGATGAGTCCGCTTGA